In Citrus sinensis cultivar Valencia sweet orange chromosome 4, DVS_A1.0, whole genome shotgun sequence, one DNA window encodes the following:
- the LOC127901780 gene encoding anthranilate N-methyltransferase-like, whose translation MDSIVDGERDQSFAYANQLAMGTMLPMAIQTVYELGIFEILDKVGPGAKLCASDIAAQLLTKNKDAPMMLDRILRLLASYSVVECSLDASGARRLYSLNSVSKYYVPNKDGVLLGPLIQIVQDKVFLKSWSQLKDAILEGGIPFNRAHGVHVFEYAGLDPKFNKHFNTAMYNYTSLVMSNILESYKGFDNIKQLVDVGGSLGITLQAITTKYPYIKGINFDQPHVIDHAPPHPRIEHVGGDMFQSVPKGDAIFMKSVLHDWNDEHCLKLLKNCYKSIPEDGKVIVVESMLPEVPNTSIESKSNSHLDVLMMIQSPGGKERTRHEFMTLATGAGFGGISCELAIGSLWVMEFYK comes from the exons ATGGATTCTATAGTTGATGGAGAAAGAGACCAAAGCTTTGCATATGCTAATCAATTGGCGATGGGTACAATGCTACCCATGGCCATTCAAACGGTGTATGAGCTAGGCATTTTCGAGATCCTAGACAAAGTTGGTCCTGGTGCAAAGCTCTGTGCTTCAGATATTGCAGCCCAATTGCTCACCAAGAACAAAGACGCACCCATGATGCTGGATCGGATTCTCAGGCTTCTGGCTAGCTACAGCGTTGTTGAATGCTCACTTGATGCTTCTGGTGCCCGGAGACTATATAGTTTGAATTCTGTCTCCAAATACTATGTGCCTAACAAAGATGGCGTCTTACTAGGACCCCTAATACAAATAGTTCAGGACAAGGTCTTTCTGAAGAgctg GTCCCAACTCAAAGATGCTATTCTTGAAGGAGGAATTCCATTTAATCGAGCCCATGGAGTGCATGTATTTGAGTACGCAGGATTGGACCCTAAGTTCAATAAACATTTTAACACAGCAATGTATAACTATACCTCTCTGGTTATGAGCAACATTCTTGAATCTTACAAGGGTTTCGACAACATCAAGCAACTGGTCGATGTTGGTGGTAGTCTCGGCATTACTCTTCAAGCCATCACTACCAAGTACCCCTATATTAAGGGCATCAATTTCGACCAGCCTCATGTTATTGACCATGCCCCACCACATCCAC GTATTGAGCATGTAGGGGGTGATATGTTCCAAAGTGTTCCAAAAGGTGATGCCATTTTTATGAAg tcGGTACTGCACGATTGGAATGATGAACATTGCTTGAAGTTGTTGAAGAATTGCTACAAAAGCATCCCAGAAGATGGAAAGGTAATCGTTGTGGAGTCAATGCTTCCAGAAGTTCCTAATACAAGCattgaatcaaaatcaaattcccATTTGGACGTGCTTATGATGATTCAAAGTCCCGGTGGAAAGGAGAGAACAAGGCATGAATTCATGACCCTGGCTACTGGCGCTGGTTTTGGTGGGATCAGTTGTGAACTTGCTATTGGTAGTCTCTGGGTTATGGAGTTCTATAAGTAG